DNA from Luteolibacter yonseiensis:
GGCAGACGGCTGGTCAGCTCCTGTGAAGCGGGGTGGTATCGGTTCTGGCGGACGGGGTTCCGCAACGGGCCGGAATGCCGCCAGCCCGTTGCGTGTTTGTTTTGATTTGCCCTGATCGCCCGCAGATCACGCGCGGCGGCGCTTTCTGGACAGAAGCAGCAAGCTCCCCGAAACGGCCATCAGCAACGAGGACGGTTCCGGAACCACATCGGAGAAAGTCGTGCCGAGGGTGAAGTCGTCGAATGTCGCGCTTGCACGTGACTGCATGCGGATCCCGTCGAAAACCAGGCTTCCGGCACGGGTCAGAGTGCTGTCCGGCGTGCCGAGATCCGTCTCGGAACCCGTCGGGTTGACCCAGAGGCTGTAGATCGTGTTTCCACCGACATATTCCATCTTGAAGAGGAGGGTGTCGATCCGTCCGAAAACGATGGTGCTGCCGGGGCTGGTGCCCGGCACATTGGTGCTGGCCTGGAGCCCCCAATGGGTGTTCGTGGCATCGTGCCTGCCGAAGCGGAAGGGTTCGGCGGTGCCGTTCATGAACGAAAGCCAGGCATATTGTCCGGTTTCGCCGACCGAATTCACCGACATGCTCACACTCGCCCACAACGTTCCGTCCTCGGCGACGTTGTAGGAATCGGAAAGCGTGCGGACCACTCCCTTGTGCCGGTCCGCCGCATTGGCGCTTTCCGTGTGCAGCCGGCCATCGGTGCCGATGGAGGGATCATAAGTCGCGTTGTTGGAGCTGTCGCGCCAGGCGCCGCTCCACCCGGTTCCTCCATTCCAAGCGTCGGTGGAAAAGGTGCCTGCGGGATAATTGAAAACATCTGAAGCCAGAACAGCGGCGGAAGCTGCTCCTGCCGTCGGGAGGATGATCGCGGCTGCCAGGATGGCGAGGCGGATTGGTTGATTCATCAGGTGGGTCATGGTGATGGTTCGGTGTGGATGAAGCGGGTGTGATTGCCATGGGGGATTCCGCAAAACCATTTCCGCGCGATCATGGAGCATCGGGGAGAAAGCCGGATCCGCCTGGCATCCGTTAACGCGACATTTCCTCCCCGGACCCGACAGCGGATTTCTGAATTTCGGAGAATTGTTGCGCCCCGTTTTTCATCACCGCTTGAAGTTCCCGTTCCCACCTTGCCAAGTTTGCTTGCCACCTACCTCGCCACCCGGATAGAACGTGCCCGAGGAATGGCGACATGGTAAATGATCGTCGTTCCGCAACAGGTGAAAGCTTGTTTTAATGGTAAGGGCCTGTAGCTCAGCGGTTAGAGCAGGGGACTCATAATCCCTTGGTCCAGGGTTCAAATCCCTGCGGGCCCACCTTGCCGATCATCCTCCGGCTGGGAGATGGCTTGGAGAGAAACCCTATGTCGCCTGCGGAGGAAAAGAATTCGTGAGAGCCTCTAGGGGGTGATGAGGCGGTAGAATGCCTTGCCGGCAGGTGGATCCGTGTCGGTGAAGGAAGATTGGTTGAATGGCGCGAAGACCTCGCCAATGCCATTCCATCCACCATCGAGCCGTGTGGAACGCTGGACGCGATAGGTCAGGCAGGGAGTGGCGTCGAATCGGATCGTCCATCCGGTGGGCGATTTTGCCAGCGCGACAGGGAGGGTTGTCGGGGTATGGACCACCAGGCCGGTGAACCTGAAATCCTGGCCGTTGCCGGGAACGGTTGCTCCGTTGGTCCTCACAAAAGCGACTTGTGAGACCGCCGCTCCGGACAAGGTGCCACTCACGCTCCTGGCGGTGGTGATGTCCGTGAAGGTGAAGGTCGTGGCGCTGTCCAGCGAGAACCGGAAGCTGTCCAATTGTCCGAAATGGTAGGCGAAACCGGGAGCCGGATGGGTTCCGATCGCATCGGTGTAATGTCCGTCGGCATTGTCGCCCCCACGGTGGAAGTAGCTGAAAAGCACGTTTCCGGCACTGTCACGGAGTTCGAATCGGTTGCTGTTGTTCGCATTGTCCAGATTGTTCATCTGGAGTTCCACCAGAAGGGACTGCCCGGACTTCAATGGGGAGGAAAGGGAGCGGACCGCGGTGGATCTGCCATTGGCCGCGCTGTTCCAGATGCTGAAGAGGGATGTGCCGCCGCTGATGTAGCTGCCGCCCCCGGTGGTGCTCAATGTCCAGGGACCGAAACCGAATCCCTGGTTCCCTGTGAATCCGGTACCGGCATAGTTCACGCCGAAGTCCGCCGCAACGAGGCCGTTGAGGGGTTCCAGTCCGTAAGCAAGCGACTGGGCCCACTTCCGGGCATCCGATGGCAATGCCTCGTTGAGCCACATGAAGCCTCCGTCCATTCCCTGCGTCTGCTGCCAGTTGCGCATCTTCGAGGTGACGGAGGGAGGCGTGTCGGTGTTTCCCCACAATCCCGGATATACCTTGAAGCCGCCGAAGGCGTTGTTCCATGTGGCGGGATTGTTTCCCGCGCCTCCGTCGTAGCACTGGAGGTAGACTGCGTCCGCATCCGCTCCCAGTTGCGCCTTCACATTCACCCAGAAGTTTTGAGCGGTGTAAGGGCACAAGGTCACTTTCATGCCCAGCCCTGCGATCATTTTTCCGAACTTCACCGCGGAGGAAACGTCGTAGGTGCTTTCATCGTCGAATTGGATCGCGTCCGCTCCGGTGGCGTTTTTCAGTGCTTCGAAGGATTTGTAAAGCAGGCTGCCGGATCCGGTTCCGTCGCTGGCGACGAGGCTTTTGATATTGCTGAACGATTGGTCGCCCCAACTGCCGATGACGAGCTCGATGCGGTGGATCTCCGGGCGCAGGGCGGCCAGCGACGAGGCCCACGCGGGATCTCCTACATAGACACCATTCCGCACGACCGGCGTGTCGTTGTAATAGACGTCGCCATTGGCGCTGATATGGAGGGTGAACAGGAAAAGCCTGTTGAATCCGGATGTCCTGGCAGCCTCGATCTTGGTGATCGGAGGATAAAAGTCATTCCCGACATACACTCCCCTGACCGCCGCATGGATCCATCCCGGCAGGACTGCCGCCACCACTGTGGCGGAGAGGAGGAACCGGGCCGCCCGCGGCGTATTTTTCCGCAGGAAGGCCGGGGAGCACCCGGGTGGAGGGGAATTGCTTTTGATGGAACGACGGAGATACATGGCGGGATGGAGAACGCGGAGTGCCCGGGTGGTGGATGGGTTTGGCCCGGACGGTTTTTCTGGCTGGCAGGAGCGGGTTGTGGAATCCGACAAGCAGGGACTCCCACGAGAGTGCGCCTTCTCCCGGGCCGAACCGCCAAAAAAATTCCAATCTTCCTCAAACTCTCCGGTTCCGCTTCCCCGACGGGCCGCTTGACCGGGAAAACAGGGTTTTCTAGGATGTGCGGATGCGACCGCACGACCAGGCACCGGGCGAGGGATATGATTCCGGAAAACGGTCTTCCGCAGGCCGCTGTCCAAACCGTCGCCCGACGGCCCGTCTTGATCAGGAGGGCGAAGGCGGCCGGCTCTCCATGACCCCTGTCCTTCACCCCGGGACATGAACCCGGAACCGGAAGCATGAGCGGCAATGAATCGAGCGAGATGGAGTCCGCCATCTACCAGGTGGCCTTGTCCTTGGAAGGCAGGGAGGCCCGGCTTCGCTTTCTGGACCGGATCTATCTGCCGGGAGACCCCGCCAAGGAGGAAATGATCAGCCTTTTGGATCTGTCGGAAGCGAGTTCGGAATACTTCTGTGACGCGGACGATCATCGCGTGCGCATTGCCAGACAGCTTTTGTCCGACAATCAGGTACCCGTCGGAGGTGCGGGAGAGCTGGTAGGCATGGAGGAGGAAAAGCCCGGTTCCATCCTGGGTCGCTACCGCATCATCGGATTGATCGGAGAAGGCGGGTCCGGAGTGATTTATGAGGCGGAGCAGGAGGCTCCGATCCGCCGCCGCGTGGCGGTCAAGGTCCTGCGGCATGGATTGGACTCGAAGTCGATCCTCGCCCGCTTCGAGTCCGAGCGTCAGGCGCTCGCGATGATGGACCACCCGGGCATCGCCAAGGTCCTGGATGCCGGAACCACGGACGGCGGGCAGCCGTTCTTCGTGATGGAGCTGTTGAAGGGAGAGCGCATCTCCACTTATTGCGACAGTAAAAAACTCACCATCCGCGAGCGGGTCGATCTTTTCATCCAGATCTGCAACGCCATCCAGCACGCCCACCAGAAGGGGATCATCCATCGCGACATCAAGCCCTCGAACGTCCTCGTCGACTGTCTGGAAGACGGGACCCATTCGCCGAAGGTGATCGACTTCGGCATCGCGAAGGCGACCGGAGGGCGCCGGATCGGCAGCGAAACAGTGTTCACCTCGCATGACCAGTTTTTGGGAACGCCCGTGTACGCGAGCCCGGAGCAGTTCGACGTGACCCGCCTGGATACCGACACCCGGGCGGACATCTACAGCATGGGTGTCCTGCTCCATGAACTGCTGACATCATGCACCCCTCTGGCCCCGGAGCAGATCCAGGGTCTCGGCAAGTCGAAGCTTCATCGGAAGATGCTCGACATGGAGGTGGTCAGACCGTCCGTCCGCCTGGCCACGGAGGAAAAACCGGCGCTTGCGGAAATCTCCAAAAACCGTGGGGCTGAACCGGCGCAACTCATCCACGCGATACGTGGCGACCTGGACTGGATCGTCCTCAAGGCGATCGAAAAGGACAGGAACCGACGCTACCAGACCATCAACGGCCTGGCGATGGACCTCGGCTGTTTCCTGAACAACCAGCCCGTTCTGGCGCGGCCGCCCAGCCGCGTTTACCTGGCCGGAAAATTCATCCGCCGCAACCGCCTCGGAGTGGGTTTGGCCGCCACCCTCGTCCTTTTCCTCGTGACCGCGCTGATGTTCACGACCGTGCTCTACCGCCGTGCGGAACATTCGCGGGATCTCCAGTCCCGCCTCCGGAAAACGGCCGAGGCGGCTCGCAAGGAGGAGAACCGGCTGCGGATGCAGGCGGTGGCCCGTGCGAACGTCTCGCGTGTCGCCATGCTTCTCGACCAAGGCCGCATCGACGAGGCGGACGTGTTGCGGCAGGAATACCCGATTTCCTCGATCGAGCCATCACTGGAAGCCGCAACCGTTTTCCGGTCGCTGGGTGACTGGAACGCGAGGGCCGGGCGCATGGACCAGGCACTTCCATGCTACAGGCTCCTGCTGCAGGCGAACCGTTTCGACCAGCCGGACAAGGTGTTGCGCGGCGTTGACCTGCTGGTGATCGGAGCCGCGTTCATCGAGTCCTCACCGGAGGAATACCGGAGCTATCGTTTGGAAATACTCCACACACACATGCCACCCCGGGGTGCGGTACAGGCGGAGCACCTGATGAAATTCTGCCTGCTTGGTCACGCCGGGAAGGACGTGCTGGAGATGTTGCGTCCTGTGGCGGAGATTCTCGGAAAGTCCCGTGAATCCGGCTACCATGCGTGGGACGCGCTCGCCATGAGCCTGTACCACCTACGCTCCGGGGACCCCGGCGCAGCCATGGAAGCAGGGCATGCGGGGATCCGGGACCCGTTGATCAAATCCACCTGCCAGGCGGCCATCCACGCCACGATGGCGATGGCCTGTCGTGAACGGGGCGATGCTGCGGAAGCCGACAAGCAGATGTCCGCCGCCGCCGAAATTCTCAAGAAAAACACCGGCAGGGACCCGATCCCCGGCCAGCCTGCGGATGGATTCTGGTGGGACCGCTCCATCGCGAAGTCACTGGTCCGCGAATGCCGGAGAAAAAGCGGGATATCCGGGCCGTGATGCACGGACTGACGAATTTCACCAAGCCGAAGCTCGATCATTATTCTCAATTGAGAATGGCGGACAGGGAGGGATTCGAACCCTCAATTAATGGTTTTCAGCTTCCTCCAGTTTTCC
Protein-coding regions in this window:
- a CDS encoding PEP-CTERM sorting domain-containing protein (PEP-CTERM proteins occur, often in large numbers, in the proteomes of bacteria that also encode an exosortase, a predicted intramembrane cysteine proteinase. The presence of a PEP-CTERM domain at a protein's C-terminus predicts cleavage within the sorting domain, followed by covalent anchoring to some some component of the (usually Gram-negative) cell surface. Many PEP-CTERM proteins exhibit an unusual sequence composition that includes large numbers of potential glycosylation sites. Expression of one such protein has been shown restore the ability of a bacterium to form floc, a type of biofilm.) — its product is MNQPIRLAILAAAIILPTAGAASAAVLASDVFNYPAGTFSTDAWNGGTGWSGAWRDSSNNATYDPSIGTDGRLHTESANAADRHKGVVRTLSDSYNVAEDGTLWASVSMSVNSVGETGQYAWLSFMNGTAEPFRFGRHDATNTHWGLQASTNVPGTSPGSTIVFGRIDTLLFKMEYVGGNTIYSLWVNPTGSETDLGTPDSTLTRAGSLVFDGIRMQSRASATFDDFTLGTTFSDVVPEPSSLLMAVSGSLLLLSRKRRRA
- a CDS encoding serine/threonine protein kinase, which codes for MSGNESSEMESAIYQVALSLEGREARLRFLDRIYLPGDPAKEEMISLLDLSEASSEYFCDADDHRVRIARQLLSDNQVPVGGAGELVGMEEEKPGSILGRYRIIGLIGEGGSGVIYEAEQEAPIRRRVAVKVLRHGLDSKSILARFESERQALAMMDHPGIAKVLDAGTTDGGQPFFVMELLKGERISTYCDSKKLTIRERVDLFIQICNAIQHAHQKGIIHRDIKPSNVLVDCLEDGTHSPKVIDFGIAKATGGRRIGSETVFTSHDQFLGTPVYASPEQFDVTRLDTDTRADIYSMGVLLHELLTSCTPLAPEQIQGLGKSKLHRKMLDMEVVRPSVRLATEEKPALAEISKNRGAEPAQLIHAIRGDLDWIVLKAIEKDRNRRYQTINGLAMDLGCFLNNQPVLARPPSRVYLAGKFIRRNRLGVGLAATLVLFLVTALMFTTVLYRRAEHSRDLQSRLRKTAEAARKEENRLRMQAVARANVSRVAMLLDQGRIDEADVLRQEYPISSIEPSLEAATVFRSLGDWNARAGRMDQALPCYRLLLQANRFDQPDKVLRGVDLLVIGAAFIESSPEEYRSYRLEILHTHMPPRGAVQAEHLMKFCLLGHAGKDVLEMLRPVAEILGKSRESGYHAWDALAMSLYHLRSGDPGAAMEAGHAGIRDPLIKSTCQAAIHATMAMACRERGDAAEADKQMSAAAEILKKNTGRDPIPGQPADGFWWDRSIAKSLVRECRRKSGISGP